A genomic window from Antedon mediterranea chromosome 4, ecAntMedi1.1, whole genome shotgun sequence includes:
- the LOC140047248 gene encoding OCIA domain-containing protein 1-like isoform X2 has translation MAYSGSGETNSAGYPPVNQSRGRRGEKVQNINLTPGDLEIVAECRRESFYYRSLPLSTLAAIGTHQLIRMGYLTTGRLGQIPKIGFAMLTGYLVGKISYVNECKKKFMRLENSEVGEMLRKGKNIGPGTFAGVPNIAMETEEYDERESERNAIRSSDPHVNLDIDTSTLPSLDDKMDRPETLYQFDNDLNESQAAKPMTTYEELRKRNRDQSNRNTMQNNFDNKQLVASDRSGSKPRSKHFEDTGFSKSVKTKVNTYGDSWDE, from the coding sequence aTGGCATACTCTGGCAGTGGTGAGACAAATTCAGCAGGTTATCCACCAGTTAATCAAAGTCGTGGACGACGTGGAGAAAAAGTGCAAAACATTAATCTTACTCCGGGTGATTTGGAGATAGTAGCTGAATGCAGGAGGGAAAGTTTTTACTACAGATCACTGCCACTTTCAACATTGGCTGCGATAGGTACTCACCAACTAATAAGAATGGGCTACCTAACAACAGGGCGTCTTGGTCAAATACCAAAGATTGGCTTTGCTATGTTAACCGGGTATTTAGTTGGCAAAATATCGTACGTTAATGAGTGCAAGAAAAAATTTATGAGGCTTGAAAATTCCGAGGTTGGAGAAATGTTAAGGAAGGGAAAAAATATTGGGCCCGGGACATTTGCTGGTGTACCAAATATTGCAATGGAAACCGAAGAATATGATGAACGTGAAAGTGAAAGGAACGCGATACGTAGCAGTGACCCACATGTTAATCTTGATATCGACACGAGTACATTACCATCACTGGATGATAAAATGGACAGACCAGAAACACTTTACCAATTTGATAATGATTTAAACGAAAGTCAAGCAGCTAAACCAATGACCACGTATGAAGAATTACGAAAAAGGAATCGTGATCAATCTAATCGCAACACGATGcagaataattttgataataagCAACTTGTAGCATCTGATAGGAGTGGTTCGAAACCGCGTTCTAAACATTTTGAAGATACCGGTTTCTCAAAATCTGTGAAGACTAAAGTCAATACTTATGGTGACTCTTGGGACGAATAA
- the LOC140047248 gene encoding OCIA domain-containing protein 1-like isoform X1, whose protein sequence is MAASQTRMAYSGSGETNSAGYPPVNQSRGRRGEKVQNINLTPGDLEIVAECRRESFYYRSLPLSTLAAIGTHQLIRMGYLTTGRLGQIPKIGFAMLTGYLVGKISYVNECKKKFMRLENSEVGEMLRKGKNIGPGTFAGVPNIAMETEEYDERESERNAIRSSDPHVNLDIDTSTLPSLDDKMDRPETLYQFDNDLNESQAAKPMTTYEELRKRNRDQSNRNTMQNNFDNKQLVASDRSGSKPRSKHFEDTGFSKSVKTKVNTYGDSWDE, encoded by the exons ATGGCGGCTAGCCAAACTAG gaTGGCATACTCTGGCAGTGGTGAGACAAATTCAGCAGGTTATCCACCAGTTAATCAAAGTCGTGGACGACGTGGAGAAAAAGTGCAAAACATTAATCTTACTCCGGGTGATTTGGAGATAGTAGCTGAATGCAGGAGGGAAAGTTTTTACTACAGATCACTGCCACTTTCAACATTGGCTGCGATAGGTACTCACCAACTAATAAGAATGGGCTACCTAACAACAGGGCGTCTTGGTCAAATACCAAAGATTGGCTTTGCTATGTTAACCGGGTATTTAGTTGGCAAAATATCGTACGTTAATGAGTGCAAGAAAAAATTTATGAGGCTTGAAAATTCCGAGGTTGGAGAAATGTTAAGGAAGGGAAAAAATATTGGGCCCGGGACATTTGCTGGTGTACCAAATATTGCAATGGAAACCGAAGAATATGATGAACGTGAAAGTGAAAGGAACGCGATACGTAGCAGTGACCCACATGTTAATCTTGATATCGACACGAGTACATTACCATCACTGGATGATAAAATGGACAGACCAGAAACACTTTACCAATTTGATAATGATTTAAACGAAAGTCAAGCAGCTAAACCAATGACCACGTATGAAGAATTACGAAAAAGGAATCGTGATCAATCTAATCGCAACACGATGcagaataattttgataataagCAACTTGTAGCATCTGATAGGAGTGGTTCGAAACCGCGTTCTAAACATTTTGAAGATACCGGTTTCTCAAAATCTGTGAAGACTAAAGTCAATACTTATGGTGACTCTTGGGACGAATAA
- the LOC140047250 gene encoding uncharacterized protein has translation MARFSIKEEYEHFLHCEVIENNFAFLCDNINPSDHVDFLRSERIFDQETVEDIMSQTTTRQRCRTFLGYLKRRGHTAFQIFVKSLMKNRTQVFIVKRLNVALEDLKNHPPVSIAERKPRPSDDEIISSRVLDESDTQANMKNNNREIPKSIEKQLPIPGQPGAIPLPVRPTTQNNNEHLPSSSGKNPSLIAHQI, from the exons ATGGCACGATTTTCAATAAAAGAAGAATATGAACATTTCCTGCATTGTGAG GTTATTGAAAATAACTTTGCCTTTCTCTGTGATAACATCAACCCCTCAGACCATGTCGATTTCTTGCGTTCAGAACGAATATTTGATCAAGAAACCGTTGAAGACATAATGTCACAGACCACAACGAGGCAGAGGTGTAGAACATTCCTTGGCTATCTAAAAAGACGCGGACATACTGCTTTCCAAATTTTTGTTAAGTCTCTAATGAAAAACAGAACACAAGTTTTTATAGTTAAACGGTTAAATGTTGCATTAGAGGACCTCAAGAATCACCCACCTGTTTCAA TTGCTGAGAGAAAACCAAGACCCAGTGATGATGAAATTATTAGTTCAAGAGTTCTAGACGAAAGTGACACTCAAGCAAACATGAAAAACAACAACAGAGAGATACCTAAAAGTATTGAGAAGCAGCTTCCGATACCTGGTCAGCCCGGGGCAATCCCCCTCCCAGTGAGGCCTACAACACAGAACAACAATG AACATTTACCATCCTCGTCTGGAAAGAACCCCTCACTGATCGCccatcaaatttaa